The Streptomyces sp. NBC_01244 genome contains a region encoding:
- a CDS encoding HAMP domain-containing protein, whose translation MAERAGTGSAGGVPPLPGESGIGEAELRRLLAGLTAVRDGDFRTRLPDAADGLLGEIATVFNGMVNQLSLFTSEVTRVAREVGTEGTLGGQADVPGVGGAWLDLTDSVNFMAGNLTAQVRSIAQVATAVAKGDLSQKITVTARGEILELKETINTMVDQLSGFAGEVTRVAREVGTEGRLGGQADVQGVSGTWKDLTESVNVMADNLTAQVRSIAEVTTAVAQGDLTQKIRVDARGEILELKETINTMVDQLSAFADEVTRVAREVGTEGNLGGQATVRGVSGTWKDLTDNVNVMAYNLTGQVRSIAQVATAVARGDLSQKIMVEAKGEVAALAGVINTMVDTLSAFADEVTRVAREVGTEGRLGGQAQVPNVAGTWKDLTDNVNSMANNLTGQVRNIALVTTAVANGDLSKKIDVDARGEILELKTTINTMVDQLSAFAAEVTRVAREVGSEGRLGGQAEVEGVSGTWKRLTENVNELAGNLTRQVRAIAEVASAVAEGDLTRSITVDASGEVAELKDNINSMVGSLRESTRANQEQDWLKSNLARISGLMQGHRDLAAVAELVMDELTPLVAAQYGAFYLAEERPGAAVLTLVGSYGRSAAAEDGAAFALGESLVGQAARSRRIIATDQVPGGYVISSGLGHTTPGSLIILPIVVDDQILGVIELASFTAFNPVHRDFLAQLMEAIGANVNTIVANARTDELLGESQRLTGELQARSEELQVQQEELQRSNAELEEKAALLASQNSDIEAKNLEIEQARQELETRAQQLSLASTYKSEFLANMSHELRTPLNSLLILAQLLAQNPARNLTPKQVEYAGIIHSAGSDLLQLINDILDLSKVEAGKMDINPERVHLPQLLEYVDATFRPMTTQKSLDFTVTTAPGAPDDLLTDDSRLRQILRNLLSNAVKFTERGGVELRIEPAAAPEIPARLSRRGPVLAFRVRDTGIGIPEQQLESVFGAFQQADGTTSRKYGGTGLGLSISREIAQLLGGAVTAESTPGQGSTFTLYLPVSRADYEDASATEAPPALPPGASYRAAAGQGVRPGRPVLPDQRRPRRLLVIEERTNGLLSLVAESADRDFAPDHRTAGERGGIHVVNATGSREAAAALAAHSFHCVVLELDLPDGEALRFLDALDGDPALASLPVLAHNNPRVRTGQEEALRRRSASGRVELLSSLDELRERIALHLSAEQPGDVLPLVHGDARRRPAEHVLEGDLAGRTVLVVDDDARNLFALSGVLELHGMRVLHAEDGRKGIDALVRNPGVDIVLMDVMMPELDGYAATAEIRRMPQYVGLPIIAVTAKAMPGDREKSLAAGASDYVTKPVDADDLIARIRRRLTR comes from the coding sequence ATGGCCGAGCGGGCGGGTACGGGTTCGGCGGGCGGGGTGCCCCCGCTCCCCGGTGAGAGCGGGATCGGTGAGGCGGAGCTGCGCAGGCTGCTGGCCGGGCTGACCGCCGTACGCGACGGGGATTTCCGTACCAGGCTGCCCGATGCGGCGGACGGGCTGCTCGGGGAGATCGCCACCGTCTTCAACGGGATGGTCAACCAGCTGTCCCTGTTCACCTCCGAGGTCACGAGGGTGGCCCGCGAGGTGGGGACCGAGGGGACGCTCGGCGGCCAGGCCGACGTGCCCGGGGTCGGCGGCGCCTGGCTGGACCTCACGGATTCGGTCAATTTCATGGCCGGAAACCTGACCGCCCAGGTGCGTTCCATCGCCCAGGTCGCGACCGCCGTGGCCAAGGGCGACCTCTCGCAGAAGATCACCGTCACCGCGCGGGGGGAGATCCTGGAGCTGAAGGAGACCATCAACACGATGGTCGACCAGCTCTCCGGATTCGCCGGCGAGGTGACCCGGGTGGCCCGGGAGGTCGGCACCGAGGGCCGGCTCGGCGGCCAGGCGGACGTCCAGGGCGTCTCCGGCACGTGGAAGGACCTGACGGAGTCGGTCAACGTCATGGCCGACAACCTGACCGCCCAGGTGCGCTCCATCGCCGAGGTCACCACCGCCGTGGCCCAGGGCGATCTGACCCAGAAGATCCGGGTGGACGCGCGGGGGGAGATCCTGGAGCTGAAGGAGACCATCAACACGATGGTCGACCAGCTCTCCGCGTTCGCCGACGAGGTCACCCGGGTGGCACGCGAGGTCGGCACCGAGGGCAACCTGGGCGGCCAGGCCACGGTCCGGGGTGTCTCCGGCACCTGGAAGGACCTCACCGACAACGTCAACGTCATGGCCTACAACCTGACCGGTCAGGTGCGCTCCATCGCCCAGGTGGCCACCGCCGTCGCCCGCGGCGACCTTTCACAGAAGATCATGGTGGAGGCGAAGGGTGAGGTCGCCGCGCTGGCCGGGGTCATCAACACGATGGTCGACACGCTGTCCGCGTTCGCCGACGAGGTGACCCGGGTGGCCCGCGAGGTGGGCACGGAAGGCCGGCTCGGCGGCCAGGCACAGGTGCCCAATGTGGCGGGCACCTGGAAGGACCTCACCGACAACGTCAACTCCATGGCCAACAACCTCACCGGCCAGGTCCGCAACATCGCGCTCGTCACGACGGCCGTCGCCAACGGCGACCTGTCCAAGAAGATCGACGTGGACGCCCGCGGGGAGATCCTGGAGCTGAAGACCACCATCAACACGATGGTCGACCAGCTCTCCGCCTTCGCCGCCGAGGTCACCCGCGTCGCCCGCGAGGTGGGCAGCGAGGGCCGGCTCGGCGGCCAGGCCGAGGTCGAAGGTGTCTCCGGCACCTGGAAGCGGCTGACGGAGAACGTCAACGAGCTGGCGGGCAACCTGACCCGCCAGGTCCGGGCCATCGCCGAGGTCGCCAGCGCGGTCGCCGAGGGCGACCTGACCCGCTCGATCACCGTCGACGCCTCGGGCGAGGTCGCCGAACTCAAGGACAACATCAACTCCATGGTCGGCTCGCTCCGCGAGAGCACCCGGGCCAACCAGGAGCAGGACTGGCTCAAATCGAACCTGGCCCGCATCTCCGGCCTGATGCAGGGCCACCGGGACCTGGCCGCGGTCGCCGAACTCGTCATGGACGAGCTGACGCCGCTGGTCGCCGCCCAGTACGGAGCCTTCTACCTCGCCGAGGAGCGCCCCGGCGCCGCCGTGCTCACCCTCGTCGGCTCCTACGGGCGTTCCGCCGCCGCGGAGGACGGCGCCGCCTTCGCCCTCGGAGAGTCCCTGGTCGGACAGGCGGCCCGCAGCCGCCGGATCATCGCCACCGATCAGGTCCCCGGCGGGTACGTGATCTCCTCCGGGCTGGGCCACACCACCCCGGGCAGCCTGATCATCCTGCCGATCGTGGTGGACGACCAGATCCTCGGCGTGATCGAGCTCGCCTCCTTCACCGCCTTCAACCCCGTGCACCGAGACTTCCTGGCCCAGCTGATGGAGGCGATCGGCGCCAACGTCAACACGATCGTCGCCAACGCCCGCACCGACGAACTCCTCGGCGAGTCCCAGCGGCTGACCGGCGAGCTCCAGGCCCGCTCGGAGGAACTCCAGGTCCAGCAGGAGGAACTCCAGCGCTCCAACGCCGAGCTGGAGGAGAAGGCCGCCCTCCTCGCCAGCCAGAACAGCGACATCGAGGCCAAGAACCTGGAGATCGAGCAGGCCCGGCAGGAGCTGGAGACCCGCGCCCAGCAGCTGTCACTCGCCTCCACCTACAAGTCCGAGTTCCTGGCCAACATGAGCCACGAACTGCGCACCCCGCTCAACAGCCTCCTGATCCTGGCCCAGTTGCTCGCCCAGAACCCCGCGCGCAACCTCACCCCCAAGCAGGTCGAGTACGCCGGCATCATCCACTCGGCCGGCTCGGACCTCCTCCAGCTGATCAACGACATCCTGGACCTGTCGAAGGTCGAGGCCGGGAAGATGGACATCAACCCCGAGCGGGTCCACCTGCCCCAGCTCCTGGAATACGTCGACGCCACCTTCCGGCCGATGACCACGCAGAAGAGCCTCGACTTCACCGTCACCACGGCCCCCGGCGCCCCCGACGACCTGCTCACCGACGACTCGAGGCTGCGCCAGATCCTGCGCAACCTCCTCTCGAACGCGGTGAAGTTCACCGAACGCGGAGGCGTCGAGCTCCGCATCGAACCGGCCGCGGCCCCCGAGATCCCCGCCCGACTCTCCCGGCGCGGCCCGGTGCTGGCCTTCCGGGTGCGCGACACGGGCATCGGCATTCCCGAACAGCAGCTGGAGTCGGTCTTCGGGGCCTTCCAGCAGGCCGATGGCACCACCAGCCGCAAGTACGGCGGCACCGGTCTCGGGCTCTCCATCAGCCGCGAGATCGCCCAGCTCCTCGGCGGGGCCGTCACCGCCGAAAGCACCCCCGGCCAGGGCAGCACCTTCACCCTCTACCTGCCGGTCAGCCGCGCGGACTACGAGGACGCCTCCGCCACCGAGGCCCCCCCGGCGCTCCCGCCCGGGGCCTCGTACCGGGCGGCGGCGGGGCAGGGCGTCCGTCCGGGCAGGCCCGTGCTCCCGGACCAGCGGCGGCCCCGGCGCCTGCTGGTGATCGAGGAGCGGACGAACGGCCTGCTCTCCCTCGTCGCCGAGAGCGCCGACCGGGACTTCGCCCCCGACCACCGGACGGCGGGGGAGCGGGGCGGCATTCACGTGGTCAACGCCACCGGTTCCCGCGAGGCCGCCGCCGCCCTGGCGGCGCACTCCTTCCACTGCGTGGTCCTGGAGCTGGACCTGCCCGACGGCGAAGCCCTCCGCTTCCTCGACGCCCTCGACGGAGACCCGGCCCTCGCCTCGCTCCCCGTCCTCGCCCACAACAACCCCCGGGTGCGGACCGGCCAGGAAGAAGCCCTGCGCCGACGGTCCGCGTCAGGCCGCGTGGAACTGCTCTCCAGCCTGGACGAGCTGCGCGAACGCATCGCGCTCCACCTGTCCGCCGAACAGCCGGGGGACGTCCTGCCCCTGGTGCACGGCGACGCGCGGCGCCGGCCCGCCGAGCACGTACTCGAAGGCGACCTGGCCGGCCGCACCGTCCTCGTCGTCGACGACGACGCCCGCAACCTCTTCGCCCTCAGCGGGGTCCTGGAGCTGCACGGCATGCGCGTGCTCCACGCCGAGGACGGCCGCAAGGGCATCGACGCCCTCGTCCGCAACCCGGGCGTCGACATCGTCCTGATGGACGTGATGATGCCCGAACTGGACGGCTACGCCGCCACCGCCGAGATCCGGCGCATGCCGCAGTACGTGGGCCTGCCCATCATCGCGGTCACCGCCAAGGCGATGCCCGGAGACCGGGAGAAGAGCCTCGCCGCGGGCGCCAGCGACTACGTCACCAAGCCCGTCGACGCCGACGACCTCATCGCCCGCATCCGGCGCAGGCTCACCCGGTGA
- a CDS encoding ATP-binding protein — MSAGLPGGGQRRRLALTGVGGAVAKGRDFTRRALRDWGWDGTETAEDTLLLVSELLTNASLHADGCRELVLTAGETLRIEVYDGTTALPLLHPAPRRGMPGGHGLHIVERLSDRWGTHTHEQGKAVWAEIEAARLVSGRPAAR; from the coding sequence GTGAGCGCCGGCCTTCCCGGCGGAGGCCAGCGGCGTCGCCTCGCCCTCACGGGCGTCGGGGGCGCGGTGGCCAAGGGCCGCGACTTCACGCGCCGGGCCCTGCGCGACTGGGGCTGGGACGGCACCGAGACCGCCGAGGACACCCTGCTCCTCGTGTCCGAACTGCTGACCAACGCCTCCCTGCACGCGGACGGCTGCCGGGAACTCGTCCTCACGGCCGGGGAAACCCTGCGCATCGAGGTCTACGACGGCACGACGGCCCTGCCCCTCCTCCACCCGGCCCCGCGGCGCGGCATGCCGGGCGGCCACGGCCTGCACATCGTGGAGCGCCTGTCCGACCGCTGGGGCACGCACACCCATGAGCAGGGGAAGGCCGTCTGGGCCGAGATCGAGGCGGCCCGTCTGGTGTCCGGCAGGCCCGCGGCCCGCTGA
- a CDS encoding ATP-binding protein: MAVKAVGWARSFPVSQGVRAAREWTAGHLASLPWSGSVADTVYSVLICVSELVTNVHLHAVGTAHLVLTWDGRCLHVSVADADPRLPRYRGPAADTGATSGRGLGIVGALADSLDVHACHGGKAVTACFRPGGGPDPHARKP; this comes from the coding sequence ATGGCGGTCAAGGCTGTGGGATGGGCCCGGTCGTTTCCCGTCTCGCAGGGCGTCCGGGCGGCGCGGGAGTGGACGGCGGGACACCTGGCATCACTGCCGTGGAGCGGTTCGGTGGCCGACACCGTGTACTCCGTGCTGATCTGCGTCTCCGAACTCGTCACCAACGTGCACCTGCACGCGGTCGGCACCGCGCACCTGGTGCTGACCTGGGACGGCCGCTGCCTGCACGTGAGCGTCGCGGACGCCGATCCGCGGCTGCCGCGGTACCGCGGGCCCGCGGCCGACACGGGTGCCACGTCGGGCCGCGGGTTGGGGATCGTCGGCGCGCTGGCCGATTCCCTGGACGTGCACGCGTGCCACGGCGGGAAGGCCGTCACCGCGTGCTTCCGGCCCGGCGGCGGACCGGACCCGCATGCGCGGAAGCCGTAG
- a CDS encoding STAS domain-containing protein, producing the protein MNHPSGAEAGAEAEAGAGASAPLTARPWQDRPGARLSGSCDLDTRQCLGAALGIVTAIPGPVVHLDLSAVVFLDTAAVAALVRAATALDGQGRRLLLHDPPYSLRKVVEMFPDECAALEVAA; encoded by the coding sequence ATGAACCACCCATCCGGCGCGGAGGCCGGAGCGGAGGCGGAGGCCGGCGCGGGCGCGTCGGCGCCGCTGACCGCACGGCCATGGCAGGACCGTCCGGGAGCGCGCCTGAGCGGCAGCTGCGACCTCGACACCCGGCAGTGCCTGGGCGCCGCGCTCGGCATCGTGACCGCGATTCCCGGCCCCGTCGTCCACCTCGACCTCTCCGCCGTGGTCTTCCTCGACACGGCCGCGGTCGCCGCCCTCGTACGGGCGGCGACCGCCCTCGACGGACAGGGCCGGCGTCTGTTGCTCCACGACCCGCCATACTCGCTCCGCAAGGTCGTGGAGATGTTCCCGGACGAATGCGCCGCGCTGGAGGTCGCAGCATGA
- a CDS encoding VanZ family protein, with the protein MTWRHALRRGEGSGRGAVAATWRRHDPVHPVIRALAMVAAFVGTVLFSVVLARLTLEPSAASVALVHSNVRPGHSISAYLDRASTVEAVRQLGGNLLLGLPFGVLLPVLMPPARGLLRVAAVTICLMTLVELIQGALVTGRVFDIDDVILNTTGALLGYLLIGRRLGRAVHPRRRHWWHRRPRQGTPVPSPRPEPKPASKRASKPVSERFRSRW; encoded by the coding sequence ATGACATGGAGACACGCGCTGCGTCGCGGTGAGGGATCCGGCAGGGGAGCCGTGGCGGCCACTTGGCGACGGCACGATCCGGTGCACCCCGTCATCCGGGCGCTGGCCATGGTGGCGGCCTTCGTCGGGACCGTCCTGTTCAGCGTGGTCCTGGCACGGCTCACGCTGGAACCGTCCGCCGCCTCGGTGGCCCTGGTGCACAGCAACGTCCGGCCCGGCCATTCGATCAGCGCCTACCTGGACCGAGCGTCGACCGTCGAGGCGGTGCGCCAGCTGGGCGGAAACCTGCTGCTGGGCCTGCCGTTCGGCGTGCTCCTGCCCGTCCTCATGCCCCCGGCCCGAGGCCTGCTGCGGGTCGCCGCGGTGACGATCTGTCTGATGACGCTGGTCGAGCTGATCCAGGGCGCCCTCGTCACGGGACGCGTCTTCGACATCGACGACGTCATCCTCAACACCACCGGAGCCCTCCTCGGCTACCTGCTGATCGGCCGCCGCCTGGGCCGGGCCGTGCACCCGCGCCGCAGGCACTGGTGGCACCGCCGGCCCCGGCAAGGCACGCCCGTGCCATCGCCGAGGCCGGAACCGAAGCCGGCTTCCAAGCGGGCTTCCAAGCCGGTCTCGGAGCGGTTTCGAAGCCGGTGGTGA
- a CDS encoding SigB/SigF/SigG family RNA polymerase sigma factor — protein sequence MYRSATVVGPIRAADAQVHACDLESAGAPTQDVDLFRVENAREMAPADARELSRLFFARLRTLEEGTREYQYTRNTLIEMNLSLVQFAARRFRARVLGGGLDMDDVIQVGTIGLIKAIDRYDTEREVEFSTLALPYITGEIKRYFRDTTWAVHVPRRLQELRTELAKAQDALSDVLGRAPTVKEVAQHLELSEDEVIEGLVAANGYTSSSLDAASVDGDASSVAGRSARPAAERHGAVDPGMELFEEFHTLAPLLEQLDERDRLILRMRFGQEKTQAEIGAALGVSQMQVSRILSRTLARLRTGMLAV from the coding sequence ATGTATCGCTCGGCCACCGTTGTAGGCCCCATTCGTGCAGCAGACGCTCAAGTACACGCGTGTGACCTGGAGTCCGCGGGAGCGCCCACGCAGGACGTGGACCTGTTCCGGGTGGAGAACGCACGGGAGATGGCACCCGCTGACGCCCGCGAGCTGTCGCGGCTCTTCTTCGCGAGGCTGCGCACGCTGGAGGAGGGGACGCGCGAGTACCAGTACACGCGCAACACCCTGATCGAAATGAACCTGTCCCTCGTCCAGTTCGCCGCCCGGCGGTTCCGTGCCCGCGTGCTCGGCGGCGGTCTCGACATGGACGACGTCATCCAGGTGGGAACGATCGGCCTGATCAAGGCCATCGACCGCTACGACACGGAGCGCGAGGTCGAATTCTCCACCCTCGCCCTCCCGTACATCACCGGTGAGATCAAGCGGTACTTCCGCGACACCACATGGGCCGTGCACGTACCGCGGCGCCTGCAGGAGCTGCGTACGGAACTCGCCAAGGCCCAGGACGCCCTGAGCGATGTCCTGGGCAGGGCGCCGACGGTCAAGGAAGTCGCCCAGCACCTGGAGTTGTCCGAGGACGAGGTCATCGAGGGGCTGGTGGCCGCGAACGGCTACACGAGCAGTTCCCTCGACGCGGCCTCCGTCGACGGCGACGCGTCGTCCGTGGCGGGCCGCAGCGCCCGGCCGGCGGCGGAACGCCACGGCGCCGTCGATCCCGGCATGGAACTCTTCGAGGAGTTCCACACCCTCGCGCCCCTGCTGGAGCAACTGGACGAACGCGACCGACTCATCCTGCGGATGCGCTTCGGCCAGGAGAAGACCCAGGCCGAGATCGGCGCAGCGCTCGGCGTCTCCCAGATGCAGGTCTCCCGCATCCTGTCCCGGACCCTGGCACGGCTGCGCACCGGCATGCTCGCGGTGTAG
- a CDS encoding STAS domain-containing protein: protein MTGAGDGYGQSVVGDGYPAGAGWVVEARGELDQDTLVPLEEALTAAAGRHPLVILDAGSITFGDSSFLNLLLRLHRLTTLRIAAPGEQLRRLFAVTGADTVLSLHESVEAAVGA, encoded by the coding sequence ATGACCGGAGCAGGGGACGGATACGGGCAGAGCGTGGTCGGGGACGGCTACCCGGCCGGGGCCGGCTGGGTGGTGGAGGCCCGGGGAGAGCTCGACCAGGACACGCTGGTCCCCTTGGAGGAGGCCCTCACCGCGGCCGCCGGACGGCATCCGCTGGTGATTTTGGACGCCGGCTCCATCACCTTCGGGGACTCGTCCTTCCTGAACCTCCTGCTGCGGCTGCACCGCCTCACGACGCTGCGGATCGCCGCCCCCGGGGAGCAGTTGCGGAGGCTGTTCGCGGTGACCGGGGCCGATACGGTCCTGTCCCTGCACGAGAGCGTCGAGGCCGCCGTCGGGGCGTGA
- a CDS encoding mechanosensitive ion channel family protein — protein MNTALRLLTVLGGSILLTAAAGWAVDRLLRRADARHPETPLWNLLRRCRHALQIVMLAALFKGAYRQTGWPPLRDNAAAAGRILSLALIGAGAWLIVVVASAIVESGYARYATGTRDPARVRRVRTQVTLITRVVTVVAAVIAVAAMLLTFPSFRALGTSVLASAGIIGIVAGVAAQSTLGNLFAGFQIAFGDLVRIGDTVVVAGEWGVVEDVTLTFLAVRTWDERRITMPVSYFTTRPFENWSRGGVQMTGTVFLHCDHSAPVDLVRDKVHEILHDCPEWDGRGWDLAVTETTPSTIVVRAIVTAKDADDLWTVRCAVREKLIAWLAEKHPGALPRILLDRAPTAHDTTDGRHL, from the coding sequence ATGAACACCGCCCTTCGCCTCCTGACCGTTCTGGGGGGCTCGATCCTGCTCACCGCCGCGGCCGGCTGGGCCGTCGACCGACTGCTCCGCCGCGCCGACGCGCGACACCCCGAAACGCCCTTGTGGAACCTGTTGCGGCGCTGCCGCCACGCCCTGCAGATCGTCATGCTGGCCGCGCTGTTCAAGGGCGCCTACCGGCAGACGGGATGGCCGCCGCTGCGGGACAACGCCGCTGCCGCGGGGCGGATCCTCTCGCTGGCCCTGATCGGCGCCGGGGCCTGGCTGATCGTGGTCGTGGCCTCCGCCATCGTCGAGTCGGGGTACGCCCGCTACGCCACCGGCACCCGCGACCCCGCCCGCGTACGCCGGGTCCGTACCCAGGTGACGCTGATCACGAGGGTCGTGACGGTCGTCGCGGCCGTGATCGCGGTCGCCGCGATGCTCCTCACCTTCCCGAGCTTCCGCGCGCTCGGAACCTCCGTGCTCGCCTCCGCCGGGATCATCGGCATCGTGGCCGGCGTGGCGGCCCAGTCCACCCTCGGGAACCTCTTCGCGGGCTTCCAGATCGCCTTCGGCGACCTGGTGCGCATCGGAGACACGGTCGTGGTCGCCGGCGAGTGGGGGGTGGTCGAGGACGTCACCCTCACCTTCCTCGCCGTACGCACCTGGGACGAGCGCCGCATCACCATGCCCGTCTCGTACTTCACCACCCGGCCCTTCGAGAACTGGTCGCGCGGCGGCGTCCAGATGACCGGCACCGTCTTCCTCCACTGCGACCACAGCGCGCCCGTGGACCTCGTACGGGACAAGGTCCACGAGATCCTGCACGACTGCCCGGAGTGGGACGGCCGGGGCTGGGACCTCGCCGTCACGGAGACGACGCCCTCCACCATCGTGGTGCGGGCCATCGTCACGGCCAAGGACGCCGACGACCTGTGGACGGTGCGCTGCGCCGTACGCGAGAAGCTCATCGCCTGGCTGGCGGAGAAGCACCCCGGCGCGCTGCCCCGCATCCTCCTGGACCGGGCTCCGACAGCGCACGACACCACGGACGGGCGCCACCTCTGA
- a CDS encoding sensor histidine kinase → MIPVPEPAGPGAFVHPALFYSDLPGYVAGVGAFVRESLSTGAPVLVAVPGPHLEALRDSLGADASGVTWTDMTELGRNPGRILAALQDFADLHVSRAARIVGEPIWPGRSPAEILEATRHEALINTAFTGRPATILCPYDARGLAPEVLADARRTHPTLIEDGLDLPSPVYTDAAQVSADCDRPLPEPEDEPPRFAYAHGGLAEVREYAEGWAYGTDLTPARRGDLVLAISEAAANSLSHGGGKGTLRLWTTGGPGAGVVAEIHDSGRLADPLAGRRRPSLASANGGRGLWMIHQLCDLVEVRALDDGFTLRLHMATP, encoded by the coding sequence ATGATCCCTGTTCCTGAGCCCGCCGGGCCCGGGGCCTTCGTCCACCCCGCCCTCTTCTACAGCGACCTCCCCGGGTACGTGGCCGGAGTAGGCGCCTTCGTACGCGAATCCCTGTCCACCGGCGCGCCGGTCCTCGTCGCCGTACCGGGCCCGCACCTGGAAGCCCTGCGCGACAGCCTCGGCGCGGACGCTTCGGGCGTCACCTGGACGGACATGACGGAACTGGGCCGCAACCCCGGCCGCATCCTGGCCGCCCTGCAGGACTTCGCCGACCTCCACGTGAGCCGGGCCGCCCGGATCGTCGGAGAACCGATCTGGCCCGGCCGCTCCCCCGCCGAGATCCTGGAGGCCACCCGGCACGAAGCCCTCATCAACACGGCCTTCACCGGCCGGCCCGCCACCATCCTGTGCCCCTATGACGCACGAGGGTTGGCCCCCGAGGTGCTGGCCGACGCCCGACGCACACACCCCACCCTGATCGAGGACGGCCTCGACCTGCCGAGCCCGGTCTACACCGATGCCGCTCAGGTCTCGGCGGACTGCGACCGGCCGCTGCCCGAACCCGAAGACGAGCCGCCCCGGTTCGCGTACGCCCACGGAGGACTGGCCGAAGTCCGCGAGTACGCCGAGGGTTGGGCGTACGGGACGGACCTGACCCCGGCACGCCGCGGCGACCTCGTCCTGGCCATCAGCGAGGCAGCAGCCAACTCCCTCTCCCACGGAGGCGGGAAGGGCACCCTGCGCCTGTGGACCACCGGCGGCCCCGGTGCGGGCGTCGTCGCCGAGATCCACGACAGCGGACGCCTGGCCGACCCCCTGGCGGGACGCCGCCGCCCCTCCCTCGCCTCGGCCAACGGCGGCCGCGGCCTCTGGATGATCCACCAGCTCTGCGATCTCGTCGAGGTCCGCGCCCTGGACGACGGCTTCACGCTGCGGCTCCACATGGCAACGCCCTGA